From a single Phragmites australis chromosome 7, lpPhrAust1.1, whole genome shotgun sequence genomic region:
- the LOC133925308 gene encoding uncharacterized protein LOC133925308: MAPGKRGKAKGEAAATAKAATAAKAATAANAGGGGFPGCLRLMPPSTVAISIHAKPGSKVANITEIGEEAVGVQIDAPARDGEANAALVDFISSVLGVKKREVSIGSGSKSREKVILVQDTTLQGVYDALKKSCNCA, translated from the exons ATGGCTCCGGGGAAGCGAGGTAAGGCCaaaggggaggcggcggcgacggcgaaggCCGCCACAGCCGCGAAGGCCGCCACAGCCGCGAACGCCGGCGGAGGAGGGTTCCCGGGCTGTCTTCGCCTGATGCCGCCGTCCACCGTCGCCATCTCGATCCACGCCAAGCCTGGCTCCAAGGTCGCCAACATCACAG agatcggggaggaggcggtcggcgTGCAGATCGACGCGCCGGCGAGGGATGGCGAGGCCAACGCCGCGCTTGTCGACTTTATCAGCTCG GTACTTGGggtgaagaaaagagaagtatCTATTGGCTCTGGTTCTAAATCAAGGGAGAAGGTTATACTAGTACAAGATACGACTCTTCAAGGTGTCTACGATGCTTTGAAGAAGTCCTGTAATTGTGCATGA
- the LOC133925310 gene encoding 3-isopropylmalate dehydrogenase 2, chloroplastic-like, with the protein MVALQATPLKTLAFSRRSAATAARPRPMANVRCSSAARSYNITLLPGDGIGPEVVAVAKDVLSLAGSLEGVELRFQDKLMGGSALDATGVPLPDETLAAAKDSDAVLLGAIGGYKWDNNEKHLKPETGLLQLRAGLGVFANLRPAAVLPQLVDASTLKKEVAEGVDIMVVRELTGGIYFGKPRGFGTNEKGEDTGFNTEIYSVSEIDRIARIAFEVARKRRGKLCSVDKANVLEASMLWRKRVTALASEFPDIELSHMYVDNAAMQLIRNPKQFDTIVTNNIFGDILSDEASMITGSIGMLPSASVGESGPGLFEPIHGSAPDIAGQDKANPLATILSAAMLLRYGLGEENAAKRIEVAVTETLNHGFRTGDIYSPGMTLVGCKRMGEEVLKTVESQKAVAAVN; encoded by the exons ATGGTGGCTCTGCAGGCAACGCCGCTCAAAACCCTAGCCTTCTCCCGCCGGAGCGCCGCCACGgcggcgcggccgcggccgaTGGCTAACGTCCGGTGCTCATCCGCGGCGAGGAGCTACAACATCACGCTGCTCCCCGGAGACGGCATCGGCCCGGAGGTGGTCGCCGTCGCCAAGGACGTCCTATCCCTCGCTGGCTCTCTCGAAG GCGTCGAGCTCCGGTTCCAGGACAAGCTGATGGGCGGCTCCGCGCTGGATGCCACCGGCGTACCGCTCCCCGACGAGACGCTCGCGGCAGCCAAGGATTCTGATGCCGTACTCCTCGGCGCCATAGGAGG GTATAAGTGGGATAACAATGAGAAGCACCTCAAGCCTGAGACCGGGCTGCTCCAGCTCCGTGCCGGGCTAGGGGTGTTCGCCAATCTGCGACCAGCTGCAGTGTTGCCGCAG TTAGTAGATGCATCGACACTAAAGAAAGAGGTAGCTGAAGGTGTTGACATCATGGTGGTCAGAGAGCTCACTGGAG GAATCTACTTTGGCAAACCTAGGGGTTTTGGAACCAATGAAAAGGGAGAGGATACTGGCTTCAATACAGAAATTTATTCAGTTTCTGAG ATTGATCGCATTGCACGCATTGCATTTGAGGTTGCTCGCAAGAGAAGAGGGAAACTGTGCTCAGTAGACAAAGCAaatgtgcttgag GCATCCATGCTTTGGAGAAAAAGGGTGACTGCCCTAGCTTCGGAATTCCCTGACATTGAGCTCTCGCACATGTATGTTGATAATGCCGCAATGCAGCTTATTAGGAATCCTAAGCAG TTTGACACAATTGTCACAAACAACATTTTCGGTGACATATTATCTGATGAAGCATCAATGATTACGGGAAGCATTGGAATGCTCCCATCTGCCAGTGTTGGTGAATCG GGACCTGGTCTTTTTGAACCTATTCATGGCTCTGCCCCTGATATTGCTGGGCAG GACAAGGCAAATCCATTAGCTACAATTCTTAGTGCTGCAATGTTATTACGTTATGGCCTTGGAGAAGAAAATGCTGCAAAGAGAATTGAAGTCGCAGTTACAGAAACACTGAACCATGGGTTCCGAACTGGGGACATATATTCTCCTGGAATG ACATTGGTTGGATGCAAGCGGATGGGGGAGGAAGTCTTGAAGACAGTGGAGTCGCAGAAGGCGGTGGCTGCTGTGAACTGA
- the LOC133925309 gene encoding putative pentatricopeptide repeat-containing protein At3g15130 — MEQRKMIADLLRASTKSSSLRGGVQLHAALTKLGFGSDTMLSNNLIDMYAKCGRLDRAGEVFDGMPGRNVVSWTAFMVGFLQHGEVRECLRLLGNMRVSSEATPNEYTLSASLKACYVVGDTSAGVRIHGLCVRAGYEEHHVVANSLVLMYAKGGRIGDARRVFDGTAFRNLVTWNAMISGYTHAGHGRDALLVFREMQQRHEDQPDEFTFASLLKACSGLGAARQGAQVHAAMTARGFSTASNAILAGALVDLYVKCRCLPVAMQIFDSLERKNTIQWTTVVAGHAQEGQVKEAMELFRRFWSSGIRADAHVLSSVVGVFADFALIEQGRQVHCYTIKNPAGLDVSVANSIVDMYLKCGLTEEAELRFREMPARNVVSWTTMINGLGKHGHGREAINKFEEMRRGGVEPDEVAYLALLSACSHAGLVEECRLYFSKIRQSRRLRPKAEHYACMVDLLGRAGELREARDLILTMPMEPTVGIWQTLLSACRVHKDAAVGREAGDVLLAIDGDNPVNYVMLSNIFAEAGEWRECQRVRDAMRCKGLKKRGGCSWVEVDKEVHFFYGGDDTHPQAGDIRRALGDVERRMREQLGYSTDAQFALHDVDEESRAESLRLHSERLAVGLWLLRHGTDTGSGGQGEVIRVYKNLRVCRDCHEFFKGLSAVVRRALVVRDANRFHRFEHGACSCGDYW, encoded by the coding sequence ATGGAGCAGCGGAAGATGATCGCCGATCTCCTCAGGGCAAGCACGAAAAGCTCGTCCCTCCGCGGCGGCGTCCAGCTGCACGCCGCCCTGACGAAGCTCGGGTTCGGATCGGACACCATGCTGAGCAACAACCTCATCGACATGTACGCCAAGTGCGGGAGGCTGGACAGGGCAGGCGAGGTGTTCGACGGAATGCCCGGCAGGAACGTGGTCTCCTGGACGGCCTTCATGGTGGGATTCCTGCAGCACGGGGAGGTCAGGGAGTGCCTCAGGCTGCTCGGCAATATGCGGGTCTCCTCCGAGGCCACGCCGAACGAGTACACGCTCTCGGCGAGCCTCAAGGCGTGCTATGTCGTCGGCGACACGAGCGCCGGTGTTCGGATCCATGGATTATGCGTCAGGGCAGGGTACGAGGAGCACCACGTCGTGGCCAACTCGCTGGTTCTCATGTACGCCAAGGGAGGAAGGATCGGCGACGCACGGCGAGTGTTCGACGGAACCGCCTTCAGGAACCTCGTCACCTGGAATGCCATGATCTCCGGGTACACTCACGCCGGCCACGGCAGGGACGCGCTGCTCGTGTTCCGGGAGATGCAGCAACGGCACGAGGATCAGCCCGACGAGTTCACCTTCGCCAGCTTGCTGAAAGCATGCAGTGGCCTTGGCGCGGCACGCCAGGGCGCGCAGGTTCATGCAGCCATGACGGCTAGAGGGTTCTCCACAGCATCCAATGCTATCCTCGCCGGTGCACTTGTCGACCTGTACGTCAAATGCCGGTGCCTGCCGGTGGCAATGCAAATTTTTGATAGCCTGGAGCGGAAGAACACCATCCAGTGGACCACGGTGGTCGCCGGCCACGCGCAGGAGGGGCAGGTGAAGGAAGCGATGGAGTTGTTCCGACGGTTCTGGAGCTCCGGCATCCGAGCCGACGCCCATGTTCTGTCCAGTGTGGTCGGCGTGTTTGCAGATTTTGCGCTGATCGAGCAGGGAAGGCAAGTGCATTGCTACACAATCAAGAACCCGGCCGGCCTGGACGTGTCAGTGGCGAACTCGATAGTTGATATGTACCTCAAGTGCGGGTTGACCGAAGAGGCAGAACTGCGGTTCCGGGAGATGCCGGCGAGGAATGTCGTCTCATGGACAACGATGATCAATGGCCTCGGAAAGCATGGCCATGGCCGTGAAGCAATCAACAAGTTTGAAGAAATGCGAAGGGGAGGCGTTGAGCCCGACGAGGTGGCCTACCTGGCGTTGCTGTCGGCATGCAGCCACGCCGGCCTTGTTGAAGAATGCCGCTTGTACTTCTCAAAAATCCGGCAGAGCAGGAGGTTGAGACCGAAAGCAGAGCACTATGCCTGCATGGTTGATCTCCTCGGGCGCGCGGGAGAGCTCAGGGAGGCCAGGGACCTCATCCTGACGATGCCAATGGAGCCAACCGTTGGCATATGGCAGACACTGCTGAGCGCCTGCAGAGTGCACAAGGACGCCGCCGTGGGCAGAGAGGCTGGCGACGTCCTCCTGGCCATCGACGGCGACAACCCGGTGAACTACGTCATGCTGTCGAACATCTTCGCCGAGGCGGGGGAGTGGCGCGAGTGCCAAAGGGTAAGGGATGCCATGAGGTGCAAGGGACTTAAGAAGCGGGGCGGGTGCAGCTGGGTGGAGGTCGACAAGGAGGTGCACTTCTTCTACGGCGGCGACGACACGCACCCGCAGGCCGGCGACATCCGCCGCGCCCTGGGGGACGTCGAGAGGAGGATGCGGGAGCAGCTGGGGTACAGCACCGATGCGCAGTTTGCTCTGCACGACGTGGACGAGGAGTCGCGCGCGGAGAGCCTGAGGTTGCACAGCGAGAGGCTTGCTGTCGGGCTGTGGCTTCTGCGCCATGGCACGGACACCGGAAGCGGCGGACAGGGGGAGGTGATCAGGGTGTACAAGAACCTGCGGGTGTGCCGGGACTGCCACGAATTCTTCAAGGGTTTGTCGGCTGTGGTGAGGAGGGCGTTGGTGGTGAGAGACGCGAATAGGTTCCACAGGTTTGAACATGGCGCGTGCTCCTGTGGGGACTATTGGTGA
- the LOC133925311 gene encoding SUMO-activating enzyme subunit 1A-like, with product MDGGGGAEEERTAQETALYDRQIRAWGVDAQKRPSKANVLVCGINGTTIEEVIKSISCKGDPVKNSFYFDAADGKGVIEDIPTPYAS from the exons ATGGACGGCGGCGggggcgccgaggaggagcggacagcgcaggagacggcgctctACGACCGCCAGATCCGCGCCTGGGGCGTCGACGCCCAGAAGAG GCCAAGTAAAGCGAATGTGCTTGTGTGTGGCATCAACGGCACTACTATTGAG GAGGTGATTAAATCAATATCCTGTAAGGGCGATCCGGTCAAGAATTCCTTCTATTTTGATGCGGCTGATGGTAAAGGTGTCATCGAGGATATCCCTACACCTTATGCTAGCTGA
- the LOC133925312 gene encoding serine/threonine-protein kinase STY8-like isoform X2 — protein sequence MDEDDLEEGVGESSWPHGAAAAARERSGGGGHGFTDVWKEIYNRLKEIGNEEAISDPTFPEHLERHFERLPASYSIDVDVNKAEDVLLHRRILDECADPGKRPVFHVRFLRCIQGSADSQDKPQGSSPRENSNGGGSPKLRAGEFRGFEPYQRMMEDLSLERRKGVDDSEASSARRDGEILRLHEVIFSTIDKPKLLSQLSALLSELGLNIREAHVFSTTDGFCLDVFVVDGWDTEETDGLLQSLKETAARNHASLSNPTNSAASERILELQEKIGDSDFDRSLLQIKEKIASGSSGDLYQGTYHGVDVAIKFLRTEHVKDSSKVEFLQEIMILRSVNHEHVVRFYGACTKQRKYLIVTEYMPGGNLYDFLHKQNNTLVLPVILRIAIGISKGMDYLHQNNIIHRDLKTANLLIGSDQIADFGVSRHPAQEGEMTAETGTYRWMAPEVINHSPYNHKADVFSFAIVLWELATSKIPYEDLTPLQAALGVRQGMRLEIPSWVHPRLSKLIQQCWDANPHLRPSFSEITIELEHILRHVQASNGAHRHSKAKIQKKSQR from the exons ATGGATGAGGATGACCTGGAGGAGGGCGTGGGCGAGAGCTCGTGGCCGCacggggccgccgccgccgcccgagaacgatcgggcggcggcgggcacgGGTTCACCGACGTCTGGAAGGAGATCTACAACCGCCTCAAGGAGATTGGTAACGAGGAGGCCATCTCCGACCCGACCTTCCCCGAACATCTCGAACGTCACTTCGAGCGGCTGCCGGCGAG CTATTCCATCGATGTAGACGTCAACAAGGCGGAGGACGTGCTGCTGCACCGGAGGATTCTCGATGAGTGCGCCGACCCTGGCAAGCGACCGGTCTTCCATGTCCGTTTCTTGAGG TGCATCCAGGGTTCGGCGGATTCACAAGACAAGCCACAAGGCTCGTCTCCGAGGGAAAACAGTAATGGCGGGGGCTCTCCCAAATTGAG AGCTGGTGAATTCAGAGGATTTGAGCCATACCAAAGGATGATGGAAGACCTGAGTTTAGAGAGAAGAAAAGGTGTGGATGACTCTGAGGCCAGTTCTGCAAG GAGAGATGGAGAAATCCTCCGTCTTCATGAAgttattttttctaccatcgaCAAGCCAAAGCTCCTTAGTCAG CTATCCGCATTGCTGTCTGAACTTGGATTGAATATTCGTGAAGCCCATGTTTTCTCAACAACAGATGGCTTTTGTTTGGACGTCTTTGTTGTTGATGGCTGGGATACAGAG GAGACAGATGGTTTGTTACAAAGTCTTAAGGAGACAGCAGCACGTAATCAT GCTTCCTTGTCTAATCCAACGAACTCTGCAGCTTCGGAGAGAATCCTTGAGCTGCAAGAGAAGATTGGAGATTCGGATTTCGACAGGAGTTTATTGCAAATTAAGGAGAAGATTGCATCTGGGTCTTCAGGCGACTT ATATCAAGGAACTTATCATGGTGTGGATGTTGCAATAAAGTTCCTTAGAACCGAGCATGTTAAAGATTCTTCAAAAGTAGAGTTTTTGCAAGAAATAATGATACTAAG GAGTGTTAATCATGAACATGTTGTTCGATTTTACGGAGCATGCACAAAACAGAGAAAATATCTCATTGTAACAG aATATATGCCTGGAGGTAATCTTTATGACTTTCTTCACAAGCAAAACAACACATTGGTGCTCCCTGTGATTCTTAGGATTGCTATTGGTATCTCAAAGGGGATGGATTATTTGCACCAGAATAACATCATCCATAGAGACTTGAAGACTGCCAATTTGCTAATTGGTTCTGATCAA ATTGCAGATTTTGGTGTCTCGAGGCACCCAGCTCAAGAGGGAGAGATGACAGCTGAAACTGGTACCTATAGGTGGATGGCACCTGAG GTAATAAACCATAGTCCTTATAATCATAAGGCAGATGTCTTCAGCTTTGCTATTGTTCTATGGGAATTGGCCACTTCAAAG atcccatatgaagatctgACACCACTGCAAGCTGCATTAGGAGTAAGGCAG GGAATGCGCTTGGAGATCCCCTCTTGGGTGCATCCGAGATTGTCTAAATTGATTCAGCAGTGTTGGGATGCAAATCCTCACTTGCGACCCTCTTTCTCGGAGATTACCATAGAACTGGAACATATCTTACGGCATGTTCAG GCCTCCAATGGAGCTCATCGACACTCAAAAGCAAAGATACAAAAGAAATCACAGCGATAG
- the LOC133925312 gene encoding serine/threonine-protein kinase STY8-like isoform X3, with protein sequence MDEDDLEEGVGESSWPHGAAAAARERSGGGGHGFTDVWKEIYNRLKEIGNEEAISDPTFPEHLERHFERLPASYSIDVDVNKAEDVLLHRRILDECADPGKRPVFHVRFLRCIQGSADSQDKPQGSSPRENSNGGGSPKLRAGEFRGFEPYQRMMEDLSLERRKGVDDSEASSARRDGEILRLHEVIFSTIDKPKLLSQLSALLSELGLNIREAHVFSTTDGFCLDVFVVDGWDTEASLSNPTNSAASERILELQEKIGDSDFDRSLLQIKEKIASGSSGDLYQGTYHGVDVAIKFLRTEHVKDSSKVEFLQEIMILRSVNHEHVVRFYGACTKQRKYLIVTEYMPGGNLYDFLHKQNNTLVLPVILRIAIGISKGMDYLHQNNIIHRDLKTANLLIGSDQVVKIADFGVSRHPAQEGEMTAETGTYRWMAPEVINHSPYNHKADVFSFAIVLWELATSKIPYEDLTPLQAALGVRQGMRLEIPSWVHPRLSKLIQQCWDANPHLRPSFSEITIELEHILRHVQASNGAHRHSKAKIQKKSQR encoded by the exons ATGGATGAGGATGACCTGGAGGAGGGCGTGGGCGAGAGCTCGTGGCCGCacggggccgccgccgccgcccgagaacgatcgggcggcggcgggcacgGGTTCACCGACGTCTGGAAGGAGATCTACAACCGCCTCAAGGAGATTGGTAACGAGGAGGCCATCTCCGACCCGACCTTCCCCGAACATCTCGAACGTCACTTCGAGCGGCTGCCGGCGAG CTATTCCATCGATGTAGACGTCAACAAGGCGGAGGACGTGCTGCTGCACCGGAGGATTCTCGATGAGTGCGCCGACCCTGGCAAGCGACCGGTCTTCCATGTCCGTTTCTTGAGG TGCATCCAGGGTTCGGCGGATTCACAAGACAAGCCACAAGGCTCGTCTCCGAGGGAAAACAGTAATGGCGGGGGCTCTCCCAAATTGAG AGCTGGTGAATTCAGAGGATTTGAGCCATACCAAAGGATGATGGAAGACCTGAGTTTAGAGAGAAGAAAAGGTGTGGATGACTCTGAGGCCAGTTCTGCAAG GAGAGATGGAGAAATCCTCCGTCTTCATGAAgttattttttctaccatcgaCAAGCCAAAGCTCCTTAGTCAG CTATCCGCATTGCTGTCTGAACTTGGATTGAATATTCGTGAAGCCCATGTTTTCTCAACAACAGATGGCTTTTGTTTGGACGTCTTTGTTGTTGATGGCTGGGATACAGAG GCTTCCTTGTCTAATCCAACGAACTCTGCAGCTTCGGAGAGAATCCTTGAGCTGCAAGAGAAGATTGGAGATTCGGATTTCGACAGGAGTTTATTGCAAATTAAGGAGAAGATTGCATCTGGGTCTTCAGGCGACTT ATATCAAGGAACTTATCATGGTGTGGATGTTGCAATAAAGTTCCTTAGAACCGAGCATGTTAAAGATTCTTCAAAAGTAGAGTTTTTGCAAGAAATAATGATACTAAG GAGTGTTAATCATGAACATGTTGTTCGATTTTACGGAGCATGCACAAAACAGAGAAAATATCTCATTGTAACAG aATATATGCCTGGAGGTAATCTTTATGACTTTCTTCACAAGCAAAACAACACATTGGTGCTCCCTGTGATTCTTAGGATTGCTATTGGTATCTCAAAGGGGATGGATTATTTGCACCAGAATAACATCATCCATAGAGACTTGAAGACTGCCAATTTGCTAATTGGTTCTGATCAA GTTGTAAAGATTGCAGATTTTGGTGTCTCGAGGCACCCAGCTCAAGAGGGAGAGATGACAGCTGAAACTGGTACCTATAGGTGGATGGCACCTGAG GTAATAAACCATAGTCCTTATAATCATAAGGCAGATGTCTTCAGCTTTGCTATTGTTCTATGGGAATTGGCCACTTCAAAG atcccatatgaagatctgACACCACTGCAAGCTGCATTAGGAGTAAGGCAG GGAATGCGCTTGGAGATCCCCTCTTGGGTGCATCCGAGATTGTCTAAATTGATTCAGCAGTGTTGGGATGCAAATCCTCACTTGCGACCCTCTTTCTCGGAGATTACCATAGAACTGGAACATATCTTACGGCATGTTCAG GCCTCCAATGGAGCTCATCGACACTCAAAAGCAAAGATACAAAAGAAATCACAGCGATAG
- the LOC133925312 gene encoding serine/threonine-protein kinase STY8-like isoform X1: MDEDDLEEGVGESSWPHGAAAAARERSGGGGHGFTDVWKEIYNRLKEIGNEEAISDPTFPEHLERHFERLPASYSIDVDVNKAEDVLLHRRILDECADPGKRPVFHVRFLRCIQGSADSQDKPQGSSPRENSNGGGSPKLRAGEFRGFEPYQRMMEDLSLERRKGVDDSEASSARRDGEILRLHEVIFSTIDKPKLLSQLSALLSELGLNIREAHVFSTTDGFCLDVFVVDGWDTEETDGLLQSLKETAARNHASLSNPTNSAASERILELQEKIGDSDFDRSLLQIKEKIASGSSGDLYQGTYHGVDVAIKFLRTEHVKDSSKVEFLQEIMILRSVNHEHVVRFYGACTKQRKYLIVTEYMPGGNLYDFLHKQNNTLVLPVILRIAIGISKGMDYLHQNNIIHRDLKTANLLIGSDQVVKIADFGVSRHPAQEGEMTAETGTYRWMAPEVINHSPYNHKADVFSFAIVLWELATSKIPYEDLTPLQAALGVRQGMRLEIPSWVHPRLSKLIQQCWDANPHLRPSFSEITIELEHILRHVQASNGAHRHSKAKIQKKSQR, from the exons ATGGATGAGGATGACCTGGAGGAGGGCGTGGGCGAGAGCTCGTGGCCGCacggggccgccgccgccgcccgagaacgatcgggcggcggcgggcacgGGTTCACCGACGTCTGGAAGGAGATCTACAACCGCCTCAAGGAGATTGGTAACGAGGAGGCCATCTCCGACCCGACCTTCCCCGAACATCTCGAACGTCACTTCGAGCGGCTGCCGGCGAG CTATTCCATCGATGTAGACGTCAACAAGGCGGAGGACGTGCTGCTGCACCGGAGGATTCTCGATGAGTGCGCCGACCCTGGCAAGCGACCGGTCTTCCATGTCCGTTTCTTGAGG TGCATCCAGGGTTCGGCGGATTCACAAGACAAGCCACAAGGCTCGTCTCCGAGGGAAAACAGTAATGGCGGGGGCTCTCCCAAATTGAG AGCTGGTGAATTCAGAGGATTTGAGCCATACCAAAGGATGATGGAAGACCTGAGTTTAGAGAGAAGAAAAGGTGTGGATGACTCTGAGGCCAGTTCTGCAAG GAGAGATGGAGAAATCCTCCGTCTTCATGAAgttattttttctaccatcgaCAAGCCAAAGCTCCTTAGTCAG CTATCCGCATTGCTGTCTGAACTTGGATTGAATATTCGTGAAGCCCATGTTTTCTCAACAACAGATGGCTTTTGTTTGGACGTCTTTGTTGTTGATGGCTGGGATACAGAG GAGACAGATGGTTTGTTACAAAGTCTTAAGGAGACAGCAGCACGTAATCAT GCTTCCTTGTCTAATCCAACGAACTCTGCAGCTTCGGAGAGAATCCTTGAGCTGCAAGAGAAGATTGGAGATTCGGATTTCGACAGGAGTTTATTGCAAATTAAGGAGAAGATTGCATCTGGGTCTTCAGGCGACTT ATATCAAGGAACTTATCATGGTGTGGATGTTGCAATAAAGTTCCTTAGAACCGAGCATGTTAAAGATTCTTCAAAAGTAGAGTTTTTGCAAGAAATAATGATACTAAG GAGTGTTAATCATGAACATGTTGTTCGATTTTACGGAGCATGCACAAAACAGAGAAAATATCTCATTGTAACAG aATATATGCCTGGAGGTAATCTTTATGACTTTCTTCACAAGCAAAACAACACATTGGTGCTCCCTGTGATTCTTAGGATTGCTATTGGTATCTCAAAGGGGATGGATTATTTGCACCAGAATAACATCATCCATAGAGACTTGAAGACTGCCAATTTGCTAATTGGTTCTGATCAA GTTGTAAAGATTGCAGATTTTGGTGTCTCGAGGCACCCAGCTCAAGAGGGAGAGATGACAGCTGAAACTGGTACCTATAGGTGGATGGCACCTGAG GTAATAAACCATAGTCCTTATAATCATAAGGCAGATGTCTTCAGCTTTGCTATTGTTCTATGGGAATTGGCCACTTCAAAG atcccatatgaagatctgACACCACTGCAAGCTGCATTAGGAGTAAGGCAG GGAATGCGCTTGGAGATCCCCTCTTGGGTGCATCCGAGATTGTCTAAATTGATTCAGCAGTGTTGGGATGCAAATCCTCACTTGCGACCCTCTTTCTCGGAGATTACCATAGAACTGGAACATATCTTACGGCATGTTCAG GCCTCCAATGGAGCTCATCGACACTCAAAAGCAAAGATACAAAAGAAATCACAGCGATAG
- the LOC133925313 gene encoding SKP1-interacting partner 15-like, with protein MSLDDYGPTEMTETPPPAPRLASWFANSNTTTTARTTSPPPPHPSTMDTGSDSPLPAPIHRLPPDALRNVLLRLQLRDAVLCRPVSRLFHETLSSQFLALLPTMRLLILRHPRPDGGGCLHAFDPERRHWLRLPFTYFLPYQSFSPVASSTSLLYLWVDTSSSPSPPALPSTSFSSSTAHPPKSLAVCNPFAGTYRLLPPLGSAWARHGTVLAGPGGTVLVLTDLAALSYTPSGPGKWMKHPLSLPCKPRSPILASGAAAVFALCDVGTPWRSQWKLFSCPLAMLTGGWAPVERAAWGDVFEILKRPRLLPGAGGRRVLMIGGLRSSFAIDAPCSTVLILRLDLATMEWDEAGRMPPNMYRCFTGLCEAAAQGNAMPTAAAGGNNKVKVFGGDGKVWFSGKRVHGKFAMWEEDETGSSGGKWDWMDGVPGNSDGVYRGFVLDGGFTAIP; from the coding sequence ATGTCACTCGACGACTACGGGCCAACTGAAATGACCGAAACACCCCCACCggcgcctcgcctcgcctcctGGTTTGCAAATTCCAataccaccaccaccgcccgcaccacttctcctcctcctccccacccaTCCACCATGGACACCGGCTCCGACTCGCCGCTTCCCGCCCCGATCcaccgcctgccgccggacGCTCTCCGCAACGTCCTGCTCCGCTTGCAGCTGCGCGACGCCGTCCTGTGCCGCCCCGTCTCGCGCCTCTTCCACGAGACCCTCTCCTCCCAGTTCCTCGCGCTGCTCCCCACCAtgcgcctcctcatcctccgccACCCGCGTCccgacggcggcggctgccTCCACGCCTTCGACCCCGAGCGCCGCCACTGGCTTCGCCTCCCCTTCACCTACTTCCTCCCCTACCAGTCCTTCTCCCCCGTCGCGTCCTCCACATCCCTCCTTTACCTCTGGGTCGACACCTCCTCATCACCCTCGCCTCCAGCCCTCCCGtccacctccttctcctcctcgaccGCGCACCCACCCAAATCGCTCGCCGTCTGCAACCCCTTCGCCGGCACGTACCGCCTACTGCCCCCGCTCGGATCCGCCTGGGCGCGCCACGGCACCGTCCTCGCGGGGCCCGGCGGCACGGTGCTCGTCCTTACGGACCTCGCCGCGCTGTCCTACACCCCGTCCGGACCCGGCAAGTGGATGAAGCATCCCCTCTCGCTGCCGTGCAAGCCGCGGAGCCCCATACTggcctccggcgccgccgccgtgttCGCCCTCTGTGATGTGGGCACCCCGTGGCGCAGCCAGTGGAAGCTCTTCTCCTGCCCGCTTGCCATGCTCACCGGCGGCTGGGCGCCCGTGGAGCGCGCCGCCTGGGGAGACGTCTTCGAGATCCTCAAGCGCCCCCGCCTCCTTCCGGGGGCTGGCGGTCGCCGCGTCCTTATGATCGGCGGCCTCAGGTCCTCGTTCGCCATAGATGCGCCGTGCTCCACAGTGCTCATCCTCCGTCTAGATCTGGCCACCATGGAGTGGGATGAAGCTGGTCGCATGCCGCCCAATATGTACCGTTGCTTCACTGGCCTCTGTGAGGCTGCTGCACAGGGCAACGCCATGCCCACTGCTGCTGCCGGTGGCAACAATAAGGTGAAGGTGTTTGGGGGTGATGGGAAGGTGTGGTTCTCTGGAAAGCGAGTGCACGGGAAGTTTGCAATGTGGGAAGAGGATGAGACGGGGAGCAGCGGTGGCAAGTGGGACTGGATGGACGGTGTTCCTGGGAACAGCGATGGTGTATACCGCGGCTTTGTGTTGGATGGCGGGTTCACAGCAATTCCTTGA